One genomic window of Polyangium aurulentum includes the following:
- a CDS encoding DUF2169 family type VI secretion system accessory protein yields MLVSSAPQISATSLLWQPRPSTFVLTLVLKTTYALQPGESPLIVPDKPSPDNRYWEDGRQGSLQTPSDLVPYKRYADVLVSGHAYAPRGQPVTSLVARVAVGEVNKAVEVHGDRFWMPDGRLSMPSPFTKMPLRWERASGGPGTWNPAGVPANPPPDARNLRPTPNLLPVGAALQSPAALLPPACFGPLAPHWPERAAKLRWHAPSWPHEAWNARPVPEDLDAAYFNAAPPDQIAAQLPAELWITLEHLHPDLPRLTTLLEGTIPRAVLQRAGAEQELRLRCDTLWIDTDRKTCTLTWRCAVPLQHPREEGVVLVTPVRTGAKAIVSAQAPAARPAQPLVQTAPQAPVPPQKRTQPMLAVALPNLDDKAPTHTVAPALSFKAAAPLPFQPSNPPSTPPASTPPADAPAKSAVPPRLSKTLVPPLERVPRKPALPFATPPVAPSAPAPTPPAAATPPAENHDDDSGRKTVVPALVARSAAALPFKEDDGGTATVVPALVARSAAALPFKEDDGGTATVVPALVARSAAALPFKPATPGDPAQPDASKPRPRRPTPVPVPVDDESTQTFARPPPQAVPPLPFTPAPAAAPAEASVAEPPASSPLPFKPASAPAAASAAEPVASSPLPFRPVLGSAFALGTPAPAPPVLASPEPPPPPSARPANEDAETGLTLERYAKIKAELWGSRSALHEVLERHGIDEITWRNYERTQADALATEAREGRSDLALAVAMAFEAARQKSSKPAA; encoded by the coding sequence GTGCTCGTCTCCTCGGCCCCCCAGATCTCCGCGACGTCGCTCCTCTGGCAGCCCAGGCCCAGCACGTTCGTGCTCACGCTCGTCCTCAAGACGACCTACGCGCTGCAGCCCGGCGAATCGCCGCTGATCGTACCGGACAAACCCTCGCCGGACAACCGCTACTGGGAGGATGGACGCCAGGGGAGCCTCCAGACGCCGAGCGATCTGGTGCCGTACAAGCGGTACGCCGACGTGCTCGTCTCGGGGCACGCCTACGCGCCGCGCGGGCAGCCGGTCACCTCGCTCGTCGCGCGCGTCGCGGTGGGCGAGGTGAACAAGGCCGTCGAGGTCCACGGCGACCGCTTCTGGATGCCGGACGGGCGGCTGTCGATGCCGAGCCCGTTCACGAAGATGCCCCTGCGCTGGGAGCGGGCATCGGGCGGCCCCGGCACGTGGAACCCCGCAGGCGTGCCCGCGAACCCGCCCCCCGACGCGCGCAACCTCCGGCCCACGCCGAACCTCCTGCCCGTCGGCGCCGCGCTGCAAAGCCCCGCTGCGCTGCTGCCTCCCGCCTGCTTTGGTCCGCTCGCCCCGCACTGGCCCGAGCGCGCGGCCAAGCTGCGCTGGCACGCGCCTTCGTGGCCGCACGAGGCGTGGAACGCGCGGCCCGTGCCCGAGGATCTCGACGCCGCGTACTTCAACGCCGCGCCGCCCGATCAGATCGCGGCGCAGCTCCCCGCCGAGCTGTGGATCACGCTCGAGCACCTGCACCCGGATCTGCCTCGCCTGACGACGCTGCTCGAGGGGACGATCCCGCGCGCGGTGCTGCAACGGGCCGGCGCGGAGCAAGAGCTGCGGCTGCGCTGCGATACGCTGTGGATCGATACCGACCGCAAGACCTGCACGCTCACCTGGCGATGCGCGGTGCCGCTGCAACACCCGCGCGAGGAGGGGGTCGTGCTCGTGACGCCGGTCCGCACGGGCGCAAAGGCGATCGTGTCGGCGCAGGCGCCTGCTGCGAGGCCGGCACAGCCGCTCGTCCAGACGGCTCCACAGGCGCCCGTCCCGCCGCAGAAGCGCACGCAGCCGATGCTGGCGGTGGCGCTCCCCAACCTCGACGACAAGGCGCCAACCCACACGGTCGCGCCCGCGCTCTCGTTCAAGGCCGCGGCGCCATTGCCGTTCCAGCCCAGCAATCCGCCCTCCACGCCGCCTGCCTCCACGCCGCCCGCCGACGCGCCCGCGAAGAGCGCGGTGCCGCCTCGGTTGTCGAAGACGCTCGTGCCGCCTCTCGAGAGGGTGCCGCGCAAGCCCGCGCTGCCCTTCGCGACGCCGCCCGTTGCGCCGAGCGCGCCCGCGCCGACGCCGCCCGCCGCGGCGACGCCGCCTGCCGAGAACCACGACGACGACAGCGGAAGGAAAACGGTCGTGCCCGCGCTCGTGGCCCGGTCCGCCGCGGCATTGCCGTTCAAGGAAGACGACGGCGGGACGGCGACGGTCGTGCCCGCGCTCGTGGCCCGGTCCGCCGCGGCTTTGCCGTTCAAGGAAGACGACGGCGGGACGGCGACGGTCGTGCCCGCGCTCGTGGCCCGGTCCGCCGCGGCTTTGCCGTTCAAACCGGCAACGCCCGGCGACCCCGCGCAGCCCGATGCGTCGAAGCCGAGGCCACGCAGACCGACGCCTGTGCCGGTGCCCGTCGACGACGAGTCCACGCAGACGTTCGCGCGCCCGCCCCCGCAGGCGGTCCCGCCGCTGCCATTCACGCCCGCGCCGGCCGCAGCGCCCGCGGAAGCATCCGTCGCGGAGCCGCCTGCGTCCTCGCCGCTGCCGTTCAAGCCTGCGTCCGCGCCTGCGGCAGCATCGGCAGCGGAGCCGGTTGCGTCCTCGCCGCTGCCGTTCAGGCCCGTGCTCGGGTCCGCGTTTGCCCTCGGGACGCCGGCTCCCGCGCCCCCCGTGCTTGCTTCGCCCGAACCTCCGCCCCCGCCCTCGGCGCGCCCGGCGAACGAGGACGCGGAGACCGGCCTGACGCTCGAACGCTACGCGAAGATCAAGGCCGAGCTGTGGGGCTCACGCTCCGCGCTGCACGAGGTGCTCGAGCGCCACGGCATCGACGAGATCACATGGCGCAACTACGAGCGCACGCAGGCCGACGCGCTCGCGACCGAGGCGCGCGAGGGGCGCAGCGATCTGGCCCTCGCAGTGGCGATGGCCTTCGAAGCCGCACGGCAAAAGTCCAGCAAGCCTGCCGCATGA
- a CDS encoding sensor histidine kinase, producing the protein MAIRDLLRARLALRIYLVGLAQFAVVALGMFAVFEMARRSGKGPHEHQVRFMTSMVVRSLDDPRALEDVLASVRDELNVTVTVVDPDGAVLATNDPAGPPRCPAMGPGRTPEPKGLPCRAAPLRFPDGREGRIEHFGRPPPSPPFNGLHVMAFVLVVVGVSSWLLARTLTRPLHRLSSAAHAFGTGDLKARAALRNRDELGDVSRAFDQMAERVTELLRAERELLANVSHELRTPLSRIRMALALVSEAEGDVAVAQDLLADIGGDLDELERLIADVLTAARLDLEDAASPGGIPPLRRELVDISNLLARAVSRFRATHPKRTLRVDVPEALPSIDADPVLLRRVIDNLLENAHKYTERTSAPIELVARGGEEIAIDVIDKGIGITAADLARVFRPFFRADKSRTRATGGLGLGLALAKRIVDAHGGQIELVSAPNEGTRARVRLPIAHAPAS; encoded by the coding sequence ATGGCAATCCGGGATCTCTTGCGCGCGCGGCTGGCGCTCCGCATCTACCTCGTGGGGCTCGCCCAGTTCGCGGTCGTCGCGCTCGGAATGTTCGCCGTCTTCGAGATGGCTCGGCGGTCCGGCAAAGGCCCGCACGAGCACCAGGTCCGTTTCATGACCAGCATGGTCGTTCGCTCGCTGGACGATCCGCGCGCGCTCGAAGACGTGCTCGCGAGCGTGCGCGACGAGCTGAACGTCACGGTCACCGTGGTCGATCCGGACGGCGCGGTCCTCGCGACCAACGACCCCGCAGGGCCGCCGCGTTGCCCTGCCATGGGCCCAGGCAGGACGCCGGAGCCCAAGGGCCTGCCCTGCCGCGCGGCGCCGCTTCGCTTTCCCGACGGCCGGGAGGGGCGCATCGAGCACTTTGGCCGCCCGCCACCGTCGCCGCCATTCAATGGGCTGCACGTGATGGCCTTCGTCCTCGTCGTGGTCGGCGTCTCGTCGTGGCTCCTGGCGCGCACGCTCACGCGTCCGCTGCACCGGCTGTCATCTGCTGCGCACGCCTTCGGCACGGGAGACCTCAAGGCCCGCGCCGCCCTGCGCAACCGGGACGAGCTCGGCGACGTCTCCCGCGCGTTCGACCAGATGGCCGAGCGCGTGACCGAGCTATTGCGGGCCGAGAGAGAGCTTCTCGCCAACGTCTCGCACGAGCTGCGCACGCCGCTCTCGCGCATTCGCATGGCCCTCGCGCTCGTATCGGAGGCGGAGGGAGACGTGGCCGTCGCGCAGGATCTGCTCGCCGACATCGGCGGCGATCTGGACGAGCTCGAGCGGCTCATCGCCGACGTTCTCACGGCCGCGCGACTCGACCTCGAAGACGCCGCCTCGCCAGGCGGCATCCCCCCGCTCCGACGCGAGCTGGTGGACATCTCCAATCTGCTCGCGCGCGCGGTGTCGCGTTTCCGCGCGACGCACCCGAAGAGGACGCTGCGAGTCGACGTCCCCGAGGCGCTGCCCTCGATCGACGCCGACCCCGTGCTCCTGCGGCGCGTCATCGACAACCTGCTCGAGAATGCCCACAAATACACGGAGCGGACCTCGGCGCCCATCGAGCTCGTCGCGCGCGGCGGCGAGGAGATCGCGATCGACGTGATCGACAAGGGCATCGGAATCACCGCGGCCGACCTTGCGCGCGTGTTTCGGCCGTTCTTCCGCGCCGACAAGAGCCGCACCCGCGCAACCGGAGGCCTCGGGCTGGGCCTCGCGCTCGCGAAGCGGATCGTCGACGCGCACGGAGGCCAGATCGAACTCGTGAGCGCCCCGAACGAGGGGACCCGCGCGCGCGTGCGTCTCCCCATCGCGCACGCCCCGGCAAGCTAA
- a CDS encoding HEAT repeat domain-containing protein: protein MTASVERTKGLAESVRATLEASLLVLADRSDATDAADAVRAAIARISKFVEAEALGVGPIEHLESAEGLVRAARERLSGDETTSRRLESAARWLREASGSMRERLLSRTPEQEPSRAVFELLASVGVPRAHRVEVPPPRVLAREDLLEETGAPFRGALGAGPGVAGELAQLRQIARDCLEDLASLGSLRRLHDWEPWIDARTFEQRLLDNLDALVSLELPLDPRAPSVGLVDELWRYATEWAVPDLGRTFALAFTLCCLSSETALRWVVLALRRSHPRTHPAFVDALALGSNGAIDRVVAELCGDDDPAIAAVGLEAAARRGRADVGSTLLLLQHPSAALVCRAIEVATRLPVQVSLALLSRLLDGGEPVVAATAASALCELGDPRGVKHLRHVLGHDPGSDREALRARRIALETLCLLGSAADRRLVAAAAGASSEGLDLLGWHGHPEHVPVLLEALRRLVSAGGSVADAARIARALERIGGGAVPRPGAMSHEFEPALAAWARSFEERRPADGARLRFGERWTASATVAELATPATKQEVRPLLARELALATQGAMRLDVTGWVAAQQQELARFHDALARQG from the coding sequence GTGACCGCGAGCGTGGAGCGAACGAAGGGGCTGGCCGAGAGCGTCCGGGCCACCCTCGAGGCGAGCCTGCTCGTGCTCGCCGATCGGAGCGACGCGACCGACGCGGCCGACGCGGTGCGCGCGGCGATCGCCCGGATCAGCAAGTTCGTCGAGGCCGAGGCGCTGGGCGTCGGGCCGATCGAGCATCTCGAGAGCGCAGAGGGGCTTGTCCGTGCCGCGCGCGAGCGGCTGTCGGGCGACGAGACGACCTCACGTCGCCTCGAGAGCGCGGCGCGCTGGCTGCGTGAGGCGAGCGGATCGATGCGCGAGCGGCTCCTGTCGCGGACGCCGGAGCAGGAGCCCTCGCGGGCGGTGTTCGAGCTTCTGGCGAGCGTGGGCGTGCCGCGCGCGCATCGCGTGGAGGTTCCGCCCCCGCGGGTGCTCGCGCGCGAGGATCTGCTCGAAGAGACGGGCGCGCCCTTCCGTGGGGCCCTCGGCGCGGGCCCTGGCGTTGCGGGCGAGCTCGCGCAGCTGCGGCAGATCGCGCGCGACTGCCTGGAAGATCTCGCGAGCCTGGGCAGCCTGCGGAGGCTGCACGACTGGGAGCCCTGGATCGACGCGAGGACCTTCGAGCAGCGGCTGCTCGACAACCTCGACGCGCTCGTGTCGCTCGAGCTGCCGCTCGATCCGCGCGCGCCTTCCGTGGGGCTCGTCGACGAGCTGTGGCGCTACGCGACCGAGTGGGCGGTGCCCGATCTCGGGCGGACCTTCGCGCTCGCCTTCACGCTCTGTTGCCTGTCGTCGGAGACCGCGTTGCGCTGGGTGGTGCTCGCGCTGCGCCGATCGCACCCCCGCACCCATCCGGCGTTCGTCGACGCGCTCGCGCTCGGCTCGAACGGGGCGATCGATCGCGTCGTCGCAGAGCTGTGCGGCGACGATGATCCGGCGATCGCGGCGGTCGGGCTCGAGGCGGCGGCGCGGCGCGGGCGCGCCGATGTGGGCAGCACGCTGCTCCTGCTGCAGCACCCGAGCGCCGCCCTCGTTTGCCGTGCGATCGAGGTGGCGACGCGGCTGCCGGTGCAGGTGTCGCTGGCGCTCCTGTCGCGCCTCTTGGACGGTGGAGAGCCCGTCGTGGCCGCGACGGCTGCTTCGGCGCTCTGCGAGCTCGGCGATCCGCGCGGCGTCAAGCACCTGCGGCACGTGCTCGGACACGACCCGGGTTCCGATCGCGAGGCCCTGCGTGCACGCCGCATCGCCCTCGAGACCTTGTGCCTGCTCGGCAGCGCAGCCGATCGCCGCCTCGTCGCCGCCGCGGCGGGCGCTTCGTCCGAGGGCCTCGATCTGCTCGGCTGGCACGGCCATCCCGAGCATGTCCCCGTGCTGCTCGAGGCGTTGCGACGGCTCGTGTCGGCGGGCGGATCGGTCGCGGATGCCGCTCGGATCGCGCGAGCCCTCGAGCGCATCGGCGGTGGAGCGGTGCCTCGCCCGGGCGCCATGAGCCACGAATTCGAGCCTGCGCTCGCGGCCTGGGCGCGATCGTTCGAGGAGCGCCGCCCGGCGGACGGCGCGCGCCTTCGCTTCGGGGAGCGCTGGACGGCGAGCGCCACGGTCGCCGAGCTCGCGACGCCTGCGACCAAGCAGGAGGTGCGTCCCCTGCTCGCACGCGAGCTCGCGCTCGCGACACAGGGCGCGATGCGCCTCGACGTGACCGGATGGGTGGCCGCGCAGCAGCAGGAGCTTGCGCGCTTCCACGACGCGCTGGCGCGGCAGGGTTGA
- a CDS encoding response regulator transcription factor, whose protein sequence is MAAERSATSIVYIEDDEKLARLTARYLESHNMRVTLAAEAREGIACVLRERPDVVLLDLMLPEIDGFEVCQKLRSRVDTPIIMVTARGEEADRVMGLEGGADDYIAKPFSARELLARIRAQARRARGLSGPTSERRLVTGALTIDPVARRATLEGAELSLTTYEFDLLHALAERAGRVLTREQLVDLVRGSADEAFDRSIDVHISHLRKKLGDEPRSPRMIKTVRGIGYVLATDTNDPT, encoded by the coding sequence ATGGCAGCCGAGAGAAGCGCGACATCGATCGTGTACATCGAGGACGACGAGAAGCTCGCGCGGCTCACGGCGAGGTATCTCGAATCGCACAACATGCGCGTCACGCTCGCCGCCGAGGCCCGCGAGGGCATCGCCTGCGTCCTGCGCGAGCGCCCCGACGTCGTCCTGCTCGATCTCATGCTCCCCGAGATCGACGGCTTCGAGGTTTGCCAGAAGCTCCGCTCCCGCGTCGATACGCCGATCATCATGGTCACGGCGCGCGGGGAAGAGGCCGATCGCGTGATGGGCCTCGAAGGTGGCGCGGACGATTACATCGCAAAACCTTTCTCGGCGCGCGAGCTTCTGGCGCGCATCCGGGCGCAGGCGCGCCGCGCCCGTGGCCTTTCGGGCCCCACCAGCGAGCGCCGCCTCGTCACGGGCGCGCTCACGATCGATCCGGTCGCGCGCAGGGCGACGCTCGAAGGCGCCGAGCTTTCGCTCACGACCTACGAGTTCGATCTGCTCCACGCGCTGGCCGAGCGCGCGGGGCGCGTGCTCACGCGCGAGCAGCTCGTGGATCTCGTGCGGGGCAGCGCGGACGAGGCCTTCGATCGTTCGATCGACGTGCACATTTCCCACCTGCGCAAAAAGCTCGGCGACGAGCCGAGGAGCCCTCGGATGATCAAGACCGTGCGCGGCATCGGCTACGTCCTGGCGACCGACACGAACGACCCGACGTGA
- a CDS encoding CotH kinase family protein: MVRYRVPSFLLLLTSALSGCIDEGDPTAAVFDRTKLHEVEITVDEPYLDELATDLENRVPCTVVYDGERIEGAGIRQKGNSLVDLSDKPSFSVKLDAFDEDADLHGLNKLLLNSSAQDPTFLRERLGADLYARAGLPTARVAHAVVTLNGVDKGVYVVVEAIDKDFLRRRFGEANGEGNLYEGPCCGDFVDDIDHMELEDEKKEGRSRDDLIALAQVIQDAPDAELAAKVDERLDFGGFITSYALDALIDHWDGYAYRGNNYYVYNNPADGRFVFIPHGMDRILEDPHFDPETTPVTRLPQRIREIPALDEQLHAEIGRLVTTAWDENALLGAIDQAEGVLRTASAGEQTSRDIADFDANVSGLRETVKLRGTLVDPAIHCGDGLVEGLETCDDGNASSGDGCSARCRIEP, from the coding sequence GTGGTGAGGTATCGCGTCCCCTCTTTTCTGCTCCTGCTCACCTCCGCCCTCTCGGGATGCATCGACGAGGGCGATCCCACGGCAGCCGTCTTCGATCGGACGAAGCTGCACGAGGTCGAGATCACCGTCGACGAGCCGTATCTCGACGAGCTGGCGACGGACCTCGAAAACCGCGTCCCCTGCACCGTCGTCTACGACGGCGAGCGCATCGAGGGGGCCGGCATCCGGCAGAAGGGCAATTCGCTCGTGGATCTCTCGGACAAACCGAGCTTCAGCGTCAAGCTCGACGCGTTCGACGAGGACGCGGACCTCCACGGGCTGAACAAGCTCCTGCTGAACAGCTCCGCGCAGGATCCGACGTTCCTTCGCGAACGGCTCGGCGCCGACTTGTACGCCCGCGCGGGCCTCCCGACCGCGCGCGTCGCGCACGCGGTGGTGACGTTGAATGGCGTCGACAAAGGCGTCTACGTCGTCGTCGAGGCCATCGACAAGGACTTCCTCCGGCGCCGCTTCGGCGAGGCCAATGGCGAGGGCAACCTTTACGAGGGGCCGTGCTGCGGCGATTTCGTGGACGACATCGACCACATGGAGCTCGAGGACGAGAAAAAGGAAGGCAGGAGCCGCGACGACCTGATCGCGCTCGCCCAGGTCATCCAGGACGCGCCGGACGCCGAGCTCGCCGCGAAGGTGGACGAGCGCCTCGATTTCGGGGGGTTCATCACGAGCTATGCGCTCGACGCGCTCATCGACCACTGGGATGGCTACGCGTACCGGGGAAACAATTATTACGTGTACAACAACCCCGCCGACGGGCGCTTCGTCTTCATCCCCCACGGGATGGACCGCATCCTGGAGGACCCGCATTTCGATCCCGAGACGACGCCGGTCACCAGGCTGCCGCAGCGGATCCGCGAAATTCCGGCGCTCGACGAGCAGCTCCACGCCGAGATCGGGCGGCTCGTCACCACGGCGTGGGACGAGAACGCATTGCTCGGGGCGATCGATCAGGCGGAGGGGGTACTCCGCACGGCGAGCGCCGGCGAGCAGACGAGCAGAGACATCGCCGACTTCGACGCCAACGTGAGCGGCCTTCGCGAGACGGTGAAGCTGCGCGGCACGCTCGTCGACCCTGCCATTCATTGCGGAGACGGCCTCGTCGAGGGGCTCGAGACTTGCGACGACGGCAATGCGTCGAGCGGAGACGGGTGCAGCGCGAGGTGCCGCATCGAGCCCTGA
- a CDS encoding PAAR-like domain-containing protein, whose protein sequence is MSATVTNQDLGVTTKTSGHTASTEGPSDVCYDPPKVVPTPHVNNVTTDRAVEHTTGKTLFQGGNVVRLGEAITPSEPAHGDSGGGVVSGTYRAEARPTRGSPNVRTEGKPPARTDDPTTQNHGNTTGKIFQTVPPHLLVDNPEEFLKRCSYKESTIQCDHQPAVNDKEQIDVWRGDSITVIAKRFNAKEPGKDPACIRPPHMKWKVTRSGGIDALGGALPEMSEEFEGDTLVLPGVWTGPVWYGPMGTLVYEGEQDRNLSRDAQRYYVDQKNRFAQSNATARGSSRVEGQDTRAAYQEVRNRIDQTDRYHDPRLNQARAQVQNLVNLAQFLVAWRSAQNPVKTTIVGNACSGSVSYTVHSYPNSKYNFTLPLDGIIEAGRWVSRSFEIVKSFGQLANTRVDGGFKIPGDVSIGLEFQWKEQDKEDVYRICREAELSIQGQFFELKAEVAFPLTNLLAIIPGIGPVAARAVGWLAQRIGADLSIGAGFKISCSAACILKFKWTAKDGWVVDSGGIKLPIDLQVYAFIRIRPSDSMYAEGQLGVTADPALLLEVNSDGVNLKSDDFMVRIGITGVIHVDTWFYTFHEQATWYPESWTWRIDSIPIKTLIGN, encoded by the coding sequence ATGAGCGCGACCGTAACGAACCAGGACCTCGGGGTCACCACGAAGACGAGCGGCCACACGGCGTCGACGGAGGGCCCGTCGGACGTCTGCTACGACCCGCCGAAGGTCGTGCCCACGCCGCACGTGAATAACGTGACCACGGACCGCGCCGTCGAGCACACGACGGGCAAGACCCTGTTTCAGGGCGGCAATGTGGTGCGCCTCGGGGAGGCAATCACGCCGAGCGAGCCTGCGCACGGCGATTCGGGTGGGGGCGTGGTGAGCGGCACGTACCGGGCCGAGGCGCGGCCCACGCGGGGCTCGCCGAACGTTCGCACCGAGGGAAAACCCCCCGCCCGGACCGACGATCCCACGACGCAGAATCACGGCAACACGACGGGCAAGATCTTCCAGACCGTTCCGCCGCACCTGCTCGTGGACAACCCCGAGGAGTTCCTGAAGCGCTGCTCGTACAAGGAATCGACGATCCAGTGCGACCACCAGCCGGCGGTCAACGACAAGGAGCAGATCGACGTCTGGCGCGGCGATTCGATCACGGTCATTGCGAAGCGCTTCAATGCGAAGGAGCCCGGCAAGGACCCGGCGTGCATTCGGCCACCGCACATGAAATGGAAGGTGACGCGCTCGGGCGGCATCGACGCGCTGGGCGGCGCCCTGCCGGAGATGTCCGAAGAGTTCGAGGGAGACACCCTGGTGCTCCCCGGCGTATGGACGGGGCCGGTATGGTACGGGCCGATGGGCACGCTCGTCTACGAGGGCGAGCAGGACCGGAACCTCTCGCGAGATGCGCAGCGCTACTACGTCGATCAGAAGAACAGATTCGCGCAATCGAACGCGACCGCGCGCGGCTCGTCGAGGGTCGAGGGTCAGGATACCCGGGCCGCCTATCAGGAGGTCAGAAATCGCATCGATCAGACGGACCGATACCACGACCCGCGCCTCAATCAGGCGCGGGCGCAGGTGCAGAACCTCGTCAACCTGGCGCAGTTCCTGGTCGCCTGGCGGTCGGCCCAGAACCCGGTGAAGACCACGATCGTCGGCAACGCTTGCAGCGGCAGCGTCAGCTACACGGTCCACAGCTACCCGAACTCCAAATACAACTTCACGCTCCCGCTCGACGGGATCATCGAGGCGGGCCGGTGGGTCAGCCGCTCGTTCGAGATCGTGAAGAGCTTCGGCCAGCTCGCCAATACCCGCGTCGACGGAGGCTTCAAGATCCCCGGGGACGTCTCGATCGGCCTCGAGTTCCAGTGGAAGGAGCAGGACAAGGAGGACGTCTACAGGATCTGCCGCGAGGCCGAGCTGTCGATCCAGGGGCAATTCTTCGAGCTGAAGGCCGAGGTCGCATTCCCTCTCACGAACCTCCTCGCCATCATTCCTGGAATCGGACCCGTGGCGGCCAGGGCCGTCGGCTGGCTCGCGCAGCGCATCGGGGCCGACCTGAGCATCGGGGCGGGCTTCAAGATAAGCTGCTCGGCCGCGTGCATCCTGAAATTCAAATGGACGGCGAAGGATGGCTGGGTGGTCGACAGCGGCGGGATCAAGCTGCCGATCGATCTGCAGGTGTACGCCTTCATCCGCATCAGGCCGAGCGACTCGATGTACGCCGAGGGGCAGCTCGGGGTGACCGCCGATCCAGCCCTCCTCCTCGAGGTGAACAGCGACGGGGTGAATCTGAAGAGCGACGATTTCATGGTCCGCATCGGAATCACGGGCGTGATCCACGTCGACACCTGGTTTTACACCTTCCACGAGCAGGCCACCTGGTATCCCGAGAGCTGGACCTGGCGCATCGATTCCATTCCCATCAAGACCCTGATCGGTAACTGA
- a CDS encoding polyphosphate polymerase domain-containing protein, with the protein MENILERYEYKYLVPERQVPAIREAARATSKIDKYAGPDGTYRIRSLYFDTDRFDLFQANEREQVDRFKLRARTYPGKESPVFLEVKRRVVDVIVKTRAAVPAASWRDVLAGRSAALSALSAGARSGAQRFLAPYHRHHMRPVLLVDYEREAYISEIDSYSRLTFDRKIVVQPKETLDFDADPRRWRAIDHTAQTRTIEPVCVLELKFERRPPRWMSALVQRLGLVRYSFSKYCYGVTAELSLPETRSPA; encoded by the coding sequence ATGGAAAACATCCTCGAGCGCTACGAATACAAGTACCTGGTCCCCGAGCGGCAGGTCCCGGCCATCCGCGAGGCGGCGCGCGCGACCTCGAAGATCGACAAGTACGCCGGGCCCGATGGGACGTACCGCATCCGCTCGCTCTATTTCGATACCGACCGCTTCGACCTCTTCCAGGCCAACGAACGGGAGCAGGTCGACCGATTCAAGCTGCGCGCCCGCACCTATCCCGGCAAGGAGAGCCCCGTCTTTCTCGAGGTCAAGCGGCGCGTGGTGGACGTCATCGTCAAGACGCGCGCCGCCGTGCCCGCGGCTTCGTGGCGCGACGTGCTCGCAGGCAGATCCGCAGCGCTCTCCGCGCTCTCCGCCGGCGCGCGCTCGGGCGCCCAGCGCTTCCTCGCCCCCTACCACCGGCACCACATGCGCCCGGTGCTGCTCGTCGATTACGAGCGCGAGGCCTACATCAGCGAGATCGACTCGTATTCGCGGCTGACGTTCGACCGCAAGATCGTCGTGCAGCCGAAGGAGACCCTCGACTTCGATGCCGACCCCCGAAGGTGGCGCGCCATCGATCACACGGCGCAGACGCGGACCATCGAGCCCGTCTGCGTCCTCGAGCTCAAATTCGAGCGGCGTCCGCCTCGCTGGATGAGCGCGCTCGTCCAGCGCCTCGGCCTCGTGCGCTACTCGTTCTCGAAATACTGCTATGGCGTCACCGCGGAGCTTTCGCTGCCGGAGACGCGCTCCCCCGCCTAG